The segment TGCAGGCGCTACCGGCAAACATCAGACCCAAAATAAAAAGCCCCGTCAGTGCGGGGCTCTTAAGAAACTTCATGTGCAAGATTCCCTTATTTCAAAACGCTTGGATTCGTTTTGATTGAATAGCCCTTTTTCAGCTTATCAAAGTATTCATTGAAAGCTTGTTTTCTTTTCTCGTCGAAAACTGCAGCGCGAATTTGACGCTTATTAGCGTCTTCGAAAGTTCTGCGACCAGTGATTTTAATGATATGGAATCCGAACGGAGTTTCAACCAAACCTTTTACTTCGCCCACTTTTCCATTGAGCGCCGCCTCATAATACGCTGGAACAAGAGTTACGCGAGATTGCCAACCCACATCGCCACCAGCTTGTTTGCTGAGAGGGTCATCTGAGTAGAGTTTTACGAGCTCCTCAAATGGACGTTTAGATTTTTTAACTTCTTCATAGATCTCAGTCGCGCGCTTTTTGGCTTCAGCGATTTGCTCTGGAGTTGCGCCTGGCTTGAACTCGATGAGGATGTGGCTTGTGCGGATTTCAGGGTTGTTTTTGTACCAAGCCTTCATTTCAGCATCTGAAACCTGGATCTTTTGAACCTTTGGTCCCAAATCTTTTTCGAGCAACGCTTTGTAAGTCTCTTGCTGGATACGGTCGATAACTACCGGATCGTTCTGCATATTTCTTTTTGCAGCCTCTTGCAAACCCACTTCGTAGCGAACCATGTCTTCAAGGAATTGAGTTTTTGTTGGAGGATTCAAAGTCTGAGATTTGATCTCATTGAATTTCTTATTGAAT is part of the Bdellovibrionales bacterium genome and harbors:
- a CDS encoding peptidylprolyl isomerase; the encoded protein is MGVILLSTSMSFAQSKGSEVVATVGNKKITVDEFNKKFNEIKSQTLNPPTKTQFLEDMVRYEVGLQEAAKRNMQNDPVVIDRIQQETYKALLEKDLGPKVQKIQVSDAEMKAWYKNNPEIRTSHILIEFKPGATPEQIAEAKKRATEIYEEVKKSKRPFEELVKLYSDDPLSKQAGGDVGWQSRVTLVPAYYEAALNGKVGEVKGLVETPFGFHIIKITGRRTFEDANKRQIRAAVFDEKRKQAFNEYFDKLKKGYSIKTNPSVLK